A section of the Pectinophora gossypiella chromosome 11, ilPecGoss1.1, whole genome shotgun sequence genome encodes:
- the LOC126370889 gene encoding uncharacterized protein LOC126370889 — MSVSNGEEDVAAKLSKLKLNRGYNKDPKEEMSEDIATTEDKMYSVLSILDREIASRKQVLQPPPPPPPAKRLVNLPTLGIPIFADSYTGRAYHMERDTSADPTVKELLAFLEKRALAMENAEPPAKPSTSSAYGNRQSRLAVNVAAVGSKPACNYYTGASGEPAERASAEPHATAEPGGAAA; from the exons ATGTCTGTTTCTAACGGAGAGGAGGACGTAGCTGCAAAACTAAGCAAACTTAAGTTAAACCGCGGCTATAATAAAG ATCCTAAAGAGGAAATGTCGGAAGATATCGCGACAACAGAGGACAAAATGTATTCCGTCCTCTCTATTTTGGATCGGGAAATTGCGTCCCGCAAGCAGGTTTTGCAGCCTCCGCCTCCGCCTCCTCCAGCTAAAAGATTGGTGAATCTACCAACTTTAGGGATTCCTATATTCGCAG ATTCTTACACGGGAAGAGCCTACCACATGGAACGCGACACGTCTGCAGACCCCACGGTTAAGGAGCTGCTGGCATTTTTAGAGAAGAGAGCGCTCGCAATGGAAAATGCTGAGCCTCCTGCGAAGCCCTCTACCAGCAGCGCCTATGGTAACAGGCAGTCCAGATTGGCAGTCAACGTAGCAGCGGTGGGAAGCAAACCAGCATGCAATTACTATACTGGAGCTTCCGGCGAGCCAGCAGAGCGAGCCTCGGCCGAGCCACACGCTACTGCCGAGCCCGGCGGCGCTGCGGCCTGA